AACCTTCTCTCTTTAAATATACCTTTAAATTATATTCTAATAATATAAACTGGATATAAACTTTATCGATAAATAATGATTAATAGCGCATATTCCCTTGTTTCTACTGCTTCCCAAAAAGAATAACAAGATAAATCCAAAATAATGTATAGCGGATAAAAATTATATTAAAGAAAGCAAACGCGAAACGAAATTCAGAGAACGCACCATGAAAGCCCTTTTTCACTGATGTGATAGTTGGATCAGAGGATTTCTTACGCAAGCTATATTTTCAACGCAAACGAAATAACGCCTCCAATTAAATGAGTAAAAAATAATATTCATCACATATCAAAAAAATATCATTTTATCGTTGTTATAGTACAAAGTGAAGTCACACCTTCAATAATCTGAAAATCAATTATATTAGTGTAACGAAATATTAATTCTTGCTTTATGTATCTAATTTTCTTTAAAAGAATGATTTTTTGTTATCTATACATTCAGGATAACAATTACCACTACTTCCCCACCCCAATAAACATGTTTTTTCTCTCCAAAAAACGTAATAATTCTACTTCAAACAACTAGAGACGATTTAGAGTTTTCAGAAAAATTGTTATTGCATTATAGAGAATTCCCCCTTACAATCAAATTTATTGACGGGGGCAAACAGTAATATTCCGTTTAAAACAGAATAATGATTCATAAGGGGGAATTAACAATGAGTAGTTTAGGGGAAAAACACTCAGGAAAGCGCAGTGATATCAACTACGAGGCAATCGATCGTTTGGAGTCATTCAATGCGTTTGTAAAGAAAAAAAACACATTTTTATTCGGTATTACTTTTACTTTTTTGACATTTTACATACTGTTACCGATTTTAGCGTTCACGCCTGTGTTACAACAGAAAGCAATTGGTAGCATTACATGGGTTTGGGTTTATTCGGCTGCCCTATTCGTCATGACAATCGTGCTTTGTACGCTATACATTAAAATGGCATCAAAGTTCGACAAAGCAGCTGCGGCTGTATTAA
The sequence above is a segment of the Solibacillus sp. FSL H8-0523 genome. Coding sequences within it:
- a CDS encoding DUF485 domain-containing protein; translated protein: MSSLGEKHSGKRSDINYEAIDRLESFNAFVKKKNTFLFGITFTFLTFYILLPILAFTPVLQQKAIGSITWVWVYSAALFVMTIVLCTLYIKMASKFDKAAAAVLTEYDKAGA